In the genome of Paenibacillus sp. FSL R5-0766, one region contains:
- a CDS encoding dCTP deaminase, whose protein sequence is MILTGCEIEKEVINENIHITPFNKRQINPNSYDFSLGSSLKVYKNDILDPKVKQETEDIEIPKEGLVLQSNRIYLGFTNEIMGSNKYVPIIRAKSSIARLGLFVHITADLIDIGSINQWTLQLHAVQSVKVFPNMLIGQVTFWVPKGEIVLYDGKYQGSKGAKASQIYKDFV, encoded by the coding sequence ATGATATTAACTGGATGTGAAATTGAAAAAGAAGTGATAAACGAGAATATACATATTACTCCATTTAATAAGCGACAGATTAATCCCAACAGTTATGATTTCTCGTTAGGAAGCAGTTTAAAGGTATATAAGAACGATATACTGGATCCGAAGGTGAAACAGGAAACAGAAGATATCGAAATACCTAAAGAGGGATTGGTCTTACAATCGAACCGCATTTACTTAGGTTTTACAAATGAAATTATGGGGAGTAATAAATATGTGCCGATAATACGTGCTAAGTCTTCAATAGCTAGATTGGGACTGTTTGTTCATATTACAGCGGACTTAATTGATATCGGATCCATCAATCAATGGACATTACAGTTACATGCAGTTCAATCTGTAAAAGTATTTCCTAATATGTTGATAGGACAGGTCACCTTTTGGGTGCCAAAAGGTGAGATTGTGTTATACGATGGCAAATATCAAGGGAGTAAAGGAGCTAAGGCATCCCAGATATATAAAGACTTTGTTTAA
- a CDS encoding deoxynucleoside kinase, giving the protein MGKHISICGMGGAGKTTFARGLNAFMQKELSNVIYYHGFAPSENIDSLRKVTNDALYKYFNDELISLAYLLDLRSVYEKIQCDLENGGTVLTERFWLCSKVFSSVLGVNQFFIDAFIKTLKTPDLVILLDIDPEVAYKRLLQKSKPMENNDGLENLIKARKMYLEACASFENVIVVDNTEPLSEESYMKLYRKILNFAL; this is encoded by the coding sequence ATGGGTAAACATATTAGCATTTGTGGTATGGGAGGTGCAGGAAAAACGACCTTTGCTAGAGGCCTAAATGCTTTCATGCAGAAAGAATTGAGCAATGTTATCTATTATCATGGATTTGCTCCTAGCGAGAATATTGATTCTTTACGTAAAGTGACAAATGATGCATTGTATAAGTATTTCAACGACGAGTTGATTTCTTTAGCCTATTTACTGGACTTAAGAAGTGTTTATGAAAAAATTCAATGTGATTTGGAAAATGGCGGAACTGTTCTTACGGAAAGATTCTGGTTATGTTCTAAGGTCTTTTCATCTGTTTTGGGTGTAAACCAGTTTTTTATTGATGCATTTATTAAAACGCTTAAAACTCCAGATCTTGTAATTTTATTAGACATTGATCCCGAAGTAGCCTACAAACGTTTGTTACAAAAATCTAAGCCGATGGAGAACAATGATGGCTTAGAGAACCTTATTAAAGCCAGAAAAATGTATTTAGAAGCATGTGCAAGTTTTGAAAATGTTATTGTCGTTGATAACACAGAGCCATTGTCCGAAGAAAGCTACATGAAACTGTATAGAAAAATACTTAATTTTGCACTTTAA
- a CDS encoding thiamine-phosphate kinase has product MSELMLKEYGEKRLIEEIIIPMINPMKANALAGDDCAVIPIGESDCVTMSTDRVPADLLSYELGLINDYELGYYLASLNISDIYASGSQPYGILLNLAFNKDMKVSQFTQIMEGAKKACEDNNCLILGGDLSDSVEMNLAATSIGKGKIPNLIYRSGSQDNDYVFATKHIGITPTSFKYFTKTKGEGFMFNETEEEILKSVFKYPLLSCELSRMLSEMKPKYSITCMDNTDGVYQSLHEIAKINDMQITLDFDKLQIHPLSWKIAEHETLGILDLVFNAGADFQLIGTLDKNIEKNDLIKLEEAGLYIIGRIQKGNNTGAVFCNRDSQKYEIKASGWNYYI; this is encoded by the coding sequence ATGAGCGAATTGATGTTGAAAGAGTACGGAGAAAAGCGGTTAATTGAAGAGATCATAATTCCTATGATAAACCCTATGAAGGCGAATGCGTTAGCCGGAGATGATTGCGCTGTGATTCCTATCGGAGAAAGTGACTGCGTTACAATGTCAACTGATCGTGTACCGGCTGATCTTTTAAGCTATGAGTTGGGACTAATTAATGATTATGAATTGGGATATTATTTAGCGTCGTTAAACATCAGTGACATTTATGCCAGCGGATCGCAACCTTATGGAATTCTGCTAAACTTAGCTTTTAACAAAGATATGAAAGTAAGTCAATTTACTCAAATCATGGAGGGTGCAAAGAAAGCCTGCGAAGATAATAATTGTTTAATTTTGGGTGGAGACTTGAGTGATAGTGTAGAAATGAATTTGGCAGCAACTTCGATCGGAAAAGGCAAAATCCCTAATTTGATCTATCGTTCTGGAAGTCAAGATAACGATTATGTTTTTGCTACAAAGCATATTGGAATAACTCCGACTTCATTTAAGTATTTTACAAAAACCAAAGGAGAAGGATTTATGTTTAACGAAACTGAGGAGGAAATCTTAAAATCGGTATTCAAATACCCCCTACTCAGTTGTGAGTTGTCACGAATGTTGTCTGAAATGAAACCGAAATATTCAATAACTTGTATGGACAATACCGATGGCGTTTATCAATCTTTACATGAGATTGCGAAAATAAACGATATGCAGATTACATTGGATTTCGATAAATTACAGATTCATCCACTGAGTTGGAAAATTGCTGAGCATGAAACATTGGGGATTCTCGATCTAGTTTTTAATGCTGGAGCAGATTTTCAGTTAATTGGAACGCTTGATAAGAATATTGAAAAAAACGATCTAATTAAACTTGAAGAGGCGGGATTATACATAATAGGAAGAATACAAAAAGGCAATAATACAGGGGCTGTTTTCTGCAATAGAGATAGTCAAAAATACGAAATTAAAGCCTCAGGCTGGAATTATTATATTTGA